DNA sequence from the Colletotrichum higginsianum IMI 349063 chromosome 10, whole genome shotgun sequence genome:
ATACACTTAAACCTTCCGTCTTTAGTCTTTACACCTTTCGACTGTTCAGCCCCTTTAGTCGCGTAATGCTATCTATCTTATCCTAACAGTTATATACCTTGGAGGTTAGGGATAAAACATCTTCGGGTCTCGAGCAGCTTATACAATGTAATATAGAAAAAGGCACGAAAACGGGCACTTAAGGAAAGAATTAATCTAGCAAAAGCGATTTCCATCTTATTATATCTTGAGACTCCATCCGTCCAACCGGCTCAATAATAATAACAATGCACAATTTAACTTGAATACCCCCTATTTTACCTACCCTGCATTTAAACTACAGTATCTACAGCTTGACCCTACTACAATTATAAGAGCTCTTTACTCTAAAACAAAGCAACCCGACAGAATAGACAGCTTTCTTACACCCCGACACGATTGTAACGAACACGGGGCAACAGGCGTGGCCACCGCCTCTAGGGCCATGCTGGGAATGGATATAAGCTCCGGCGAGATGAAGGACAGCCATGGCACTTTGGGCGGGAGCATGggcatgatgatgatgactATCTTCTAGACTAACACGAAGAATCCTCTTTACACCGAGACTTGGACTCCTACTACTGTAGGGACCTCTGCTACTATATGCATTTACCTTATCCTCCTTGCCTTTGCCTTCTGCAGCATGTTGGCTCTAAAGTCTATTCAGGAGAAGCGATGGATAGACAAGAACTTTAAGCGCTGCTATGCTAGCATTAACGAGAAGCTGGGCATGGTCAAGCAGATAGTGCTTTTGAAAAACGGCGTCAAGCGATACGTCACcgtcgtccagcagcagcaggataTCTAGCGTATGTGGAGATTCGCTGTCGATTCTATCCGAGCTTTGATTGACACTTTGAGTACTGACGTTAGCTATCTAATATATGTCTTTGCTTTTGTAGATATGTCGACAAAAAACTTAATTGCGTTTGTAGCATGCTGGCTCTTATAACTATAAGCGTTGGCTACTTCTTCTCTGTGCTTGGCGGTGTCTTCCTGGGCAGTCTTGCCTTTAGTTGCTTTGCTACGAAAGGCGAGCACTAGAGAGTCTCGGGTCGTTGCGATGAGAAGCCCGACAGTATTgctccctccctttctctccccctcttcaTGCtataggatggacttggatGCCTTTAAGGAAAGACTTCCATAGGTCTTCAGCAATTAAGTTTGTGATTACCCTCTAGAGACCTGCATATAGAAATGTCTTCTTACCCTGCTGTTTGCGCTAGGCGTTACTTTATGCTGCGTTAGTCACTCACTAAATTCAGGTTGTAATACCTAATAGGGAACACAGGCTGTAGGTAGGGGTCACTGGAGGGGCATTGGGGGGGCACTAGCGCTCTAATAAAAGGATGTAGAGGATTATCTGGCTGTAAGGAGAAGATATAAGTAGAGGAGGCAAGCTCCTCTGCCTATCTGGAGGGGGAAGGCAGGTTGAAATAATACAACTAACTGTCCCCTTCCTACCTGTCAGCGACTCTACTACTCTATGCGAACCCAGCCTATAACATCCTGTCACTAATACCCAACTACTGCAGTACTGGTGCATGCATAAAAAGGTGTTCTAAGATAAAATCATTAGCTAGGGAACATAAGTACATTAATAGTACAGTAGAGTAACTTACTCCTTCCTCCTGTCTGGAAGGCCCTAAGGACCGCTCAAATCCTAGACTTTTACAGATAGTATCTAGTCTTCCCTGCACTCCCTCACCAAAACACTTGCAAGGATCGCCAGTGCAGAACGGTTGACTCTCACTACATTTCTGGGCAGTGACGCAAACTGCTAGTAGGAGAGTAGTATAGAGAAACGAGACGTGCATGTTGTCTAACGATTTCTTTATGTAGAAGCTAAAATTGGGTTTTTAATGATATTGGTAGATTACTGGAAATATAAGACTGAATGATAAAGAAATTCTAGTTTAGCAAACTATTAGAAAGTATTTATGGAACTCTTTGCAGTATTACTAATGTAAGTCTTAGTAGTATTGAATTTATTCTGTAAATTAGACTCCTACTAGGTAGGCTTGTCTAGAATATCTAAAACTATCTCTACAATTCAAACTTTTAAGTGTTGCAGTAGTAGCCTTAGAGAAGGGTAGGAACATGACTAGCAGTAAAAGGAGGCGCATGAAATGTAGGATTTGTACTCAGTAGGTCTTTTATACTGGCGCTTTAGCCTTTATAAACCCTCTAATGGCAATTCATATTAGTATTCAGTACTAGTTTAGGGTATATAACGACTTTAAGGTTAGTAAGAAACTATTCTACAATGCAAGAGAAGTTACTAGAGAGCTAGTAAAGCTTAACTAACttatttagtattattatCCACTAAGAACTAAAATTATATTAGTGTTCTAGAATGTCTACTCTTAACTTAACATCTAGTACCCACTTatgccccccctctctcagCACTCTAAAAATGAAACCGTCCCTTTGTAACCTTAGACTTCAACTaattactgccctcttctagatgctactacaatacagctttcagctctactaggtaaatcagacttATTAGATccatctgtgatatccttTTTTCGCCTGCCTAGCTAGTATGTACTGGTTGCCTGATGAAAATCGGTTGGTAGAAAGGTCGGCATGGCTACAACAGGGGCCGTGCGATCCCGGATGCAGTCGGAGTGTAGATGGTTGACTCGGCACAGCTCAGCACGACGAAGTGGGGCCGGACAACATGCGGCCGGCGCGATCGGGCTGAACCTGACTGAGGTAAGGTTCACAAAAGACTCGCGGCGATGCCGGGCTCAGAAGCCATCACCGATTGTCTACCTATACTGTGTGTAAGTGAATAATTACTAAGAAGCTGATTTACAGATGTTATTGCCATTGACGACTTTATCACCGCCCGGCGATCCTATGAACATGACGCTGCTATACAATATCGTTGTCCTAAAGTTCTTATCCGATTTCTAGAGGGACTAAACAGCATCTATCCTCTCCATACAGAGctttcctcgtcctctcctATTGCTGTCAACGCTAAGCTGTGCCAAACTAGCTGGCGCTTTGTAAATCGATCATCCTAAGCCGCCCAACCAGGAATAAAATTTTCACCAACAGGTCACTAGTCTTGGCCCCTCCAGCTTATCTTTGCATCACTTGTATTGCAGAAGCAAGCCCTAGCTAAGAAACAAATTGGAGCTATTAGGCTACTTTTCTCGTTTCTTCTTACAATCACCTTATTGGAATAATGAAACGTCCTTCCTGCCGACGCAGCAGTCCCGCACTAAACATGCATTTTAGTCCAGTACGACACCATTCAACATTTAAACTTTCCACAGTGTGCTATATTCCACGCCCACACATTATTAGTATGATCATGCTCTTTTGGATACCATGCAATAGGTTTATAGCCAGGTTTTTTAATACTGTTAATATGTTAGAAATCCTTCTTATATCTAATCGAGAATAATAGAAATAGATAAGAGTAAAAGGAAGCTCTGCCTAAGTATCAAGGCTTCTGAAAATCTAAAGACCTATAAGGTTGCTGAAAACGTACTGAATAGGGTTGCCTATATGCTTATTGGCAGGGAGCGCATAGCATCCAGGCTTGGTTGTAAAGGGAAgagcgagaaggaggacgaagatgtTTGTAAAGTACATAGTATTTTTGTCTGCTTCTTTAATACTAAGGATTTGCGTATAGGAGACAGTCAATTTTGAAAATCAGTATCTCTAGAGCTATTTATACTTCTTTAAGTTAGTAAAGTATGCATAAGGAATATCTCTCTAGCAGGCTTAGAAGATGTTTAGAGAATTATGTATCTATTACTACATTGTTTAGACTTCTTGAAGTTAGTAAAGTGTAATAGTAAAGTTTTATACTAGTAGGCTAGGAAGATGCTTTTAGAAGGGTGGAGAAGATGCCTTAAGAACTTAGCTTTACTAGAGTCTCTAAGGTAGTGTAAGAAAACCTAGGATACCCTCGCTTTAGTATAACTAACCTAATACATTCATTACTCACTAAATAGTATAGTCAGCCTAGGATTGCCCTACAAGAGATAAATGCTACTTATTTACATAGCTCTACTGCAGGTCTAGCAGATTACTCTAAGTAATACAACTACACTTATCTATATTCATTATACTACTGctaattatactaaaagTATATTAAACGGCCTATAAGGCGACAATGTATAAGTAGGGACTACTATATACATCCCTTTAGACAGCAGCAGGAAGGCTAGCAGCAGAAGGGTAGATAAGGGCTGCAGACAGCATTTTAGGCATCTCCGTCTCCCGCCTATACCTAGTCTTAGACCTAACCTGCATAGCCTGTCCAGTCCCCTCACTTTACTTTTTAATCTGGAAATTAACACCAGGATTAACAGCCAGTCCCAGGGGCAGGAGATACAGTTCCATGCACCTATCAACGTTTGCAACTGCAGTAGTTTAAAAGCCtaagaagaggggggaacTAACCTAATCAGACAGAATGTAAGGATTACCTATTCGTTAGAGTTACAAAGGTAATACAACAAACTCCGCTAGGTAGAGAGTGTATTAAAGGAGCCGGGACCCTTCACAATGGAAAGGTAGGGGTCAATGTAGGTCTTTTTGTTGTGAAGTTCGCGCAGCTGATACGTGTCTTGTTCGCAAAGTGAAAGACGAAACTACGGTTGCCAAAGAAGGAGCCGGGACCCTCCACAATGGAAAGGTAGGGGTCAATGTAGGTCTTTTCGTTGTCGGCGATTACAGTACCATACTTGCCACTCAGGTCACCGACCTGGCAGGTCTCAGGCTTGGACACATTGCATGGCGTGGCCTCGCCGCGAATAAAGGGGTCGAGATGAGCTAGAGTCTTTGTGCAGTTGCCATCCTGCGGTACAGGGTTGACGTGGAGGTGGTAGGCTGATAGATGTTAGATTGATACTGCATATAAAAGCAAATAGGTTATCGCTTACTGAATGGGCCGCCCTCCTTAGGCAAGTTCGAGAACTTAACCTTGAACTTGACACCCTTGCCGCCTGTGGCCGTTGAGGCAATGATGGAGCCTCGAACGTTGCCGTTCAACGAACCTGCCTTGTAGAAAAGCTGGCCGGGAAGCACTGCCTCGTACACAACACCAGCTGGGTTGGTGGCAATAGTGGCATCGCCGAGTTCCTACGTGAGAGCATGTTAGTCAGCATACGCCATTTCGTGGTTTCTAGGGGATTCATACGCCGGTGCTTTGAGATGCTACGCGGCCAACAGCTGCGGCAGCGATGATAAAGGTGATGGAGGAAATCCTCATGTTGCTATGCTAAGATACTCTGGGGGTGCTGAGGAGGGCTGAGATCGTGTAGTGCATCAATGCGCTGATCAAGGGCGGGGTTACAAGGTGCAGAGGAAACACAAGGGGCTGTGCAGCAATGATAGAGGGGGATTGGGGTATTATTTCAAGTTTCTAAAAAGTCATCTCACTCATCCCCGCGCTTGAGAATGGCTTCTGCAGTATTCTTCCACTCACTGCTTGGCGTACCGCCTTCAACGGCATCCACGACCGACAGAACCTCCTGTGCGCGACAGGATACAGGAAGGTTGTTCTGACTGGATGTATGGTATGCCAACCTTGTCCATTGTATCATCCCTCTCGGAGCAATGGGTTTGAAAAGTACATTACATCTCTGATTAGATTTTACAGGCCCGCGTATGCATCATCACCACAGCTCGCCAGGCTGCCAAGCAAGGATAGGATGCCATCAttgccgaggaggcggtCGACACAAGGGACGTCCCGGGTTCAAGTGCAGAAAAGTTAAATAAAGCCTCCCTCAACACAATTGCCGACGCTTTTAGAACTTTGATTCAATGAAATGGGATCCAGTAGCCGTATCTGAGGATGCCCTGGCAGCGATTTAACAATTGATTCGAAGGATGGGCTTGGAATTAGACGCCTGTGCTACCAGAAACTCTGATTTGAACATTAGTAGACTTGAGACTTGCATAAAACCTTCCAGGATGAGTTCGGGATGGTCTCAGGCATGCTTCTTTCAGTATTTGAAATATTTTTATGAAGCAATCATTCTTCGACTAACACAGAGGCATCTATCTAGGTTGAATTCTGTAACAGCTAGCACCCTGACGCCTTAGACTAGTGCCACTAGACCTGACGTTAGTCCGAGCTAACTCGTTCCAGCATCATTACCCGCCAAGCACTAAAACCTTCCAAGGGTTGACTTTTACAGGGTCTTCTGCAAACAAGGTGATTAAACCTAATGATAGTCAACTAGATCCGGTAGGCTTCGGAACTTCAGAACCTTTCGATATCTTCCTTCCTATGTATTTTCAATAATCCATCCCTGTTGCACCTCCATGTCGGTTGATGATCCTAGAGCACTTTGTAAGCGTTCTTGTAGGCTGCGTTCTTTTCTACACCCCTGTTGAGATGCACTGACCTACGCAGAACCAATATCACAATTTCGTTTCCAAACTGCCGGACTTATCTAAGGTAACTTTCAAGATTGCGGCATCGCACCAACGCCAGCGCTGCCGTCAAAGCCATTGAATCAAATAACGCCAAGATTTAGCTGATGTGACTGCCTCTTCGCCAGTGTTAGTTAATTTAGCTTCTTAGCCAATAAATCAAATTAAATCCAGAAAGCACGTGACTAAGCAGCACTAGCACCGATTACCtaattaatatataagtaaatCTACCTATAACTGCTACGAGTGAGCCAACCTCAAAACTAATAGGTATAATATTCCCCTTTAGCTAATTCTTATCAGCTGCAACTGAAATATTATCTAGGGCTCTATTGAGTGTCTTTGTGACGTCAGGGTCAACTTAGCAGTACTAAACGCCCTCTAATAGTCAGAAGCTATAGCTGGGATTGCGACTACATTAAGGGCTAGCTTGCTGAGCAGGGGCTACTTGGACTGGCGGTCTCTCCACTACTTGATAGGATTCTCTGTAGGTTGAGGAGGTTGCCTGAGGTACATCTTAAGCTTATCTTTCTGTTGAGACGTCTTGCAAATACCTCTACTCTGTACCTGTTGCTTGAAGTGACTGTCTATGTGGGTTGGCAGTGTGACCTTAAGAACAGACCTAGAGTTATCAGAGAGTTCCTCTTACAGTTTAAGTAGTCTCTGGGTCCTTTCTTTGCGTTGCGAGCCCTTTCGTCCCAGACTGCCTCAGAGTATAAGATACTTAATGAAGGGTGTAGAATGACAGAAGCAGCAAACAGGGGAGGCTCCTCCAGCTTTGTGTAGTAAGAGGGCTCCTTCTTAGACTAACTCAGCTGAAGTACGGAGGTGCTCTTAGTTTTTAGATAAAAGGCCCCGAAATCGGGCAGTACGTTTGACTTAAGTGCTCTCTCACCTGTTGCGGAATAAGAGATGCCTGATGAGGCTGGGTGTAGCCGCTACGTGACAATTGAAAGGGACGCCCTGACCGAGTCTGTGATGGTTGGGAGTCTTCCTTAGCAGTCAGGTCAATTGTAAactcttcttcctgctgAACAGGATAGAGAACAGATTTATTCAGATTCTTCTGATCCTCAAGGACTTCTTTTACGAGAAGGTCTTACTAATCTTCTACAACAGCGTCAGCCTTCGGCCTGTAATGGCGGGTGCACATTTTGTTGCATGGGTATGCTGGTCAATGATCAGGTATTGTTCCTTTCCTAACAAGGCAAGTTTTCCACTGCTCCGTGGGCTCCCTAGTCCATAACGAGGGGCTCAATAAACATCGAGTCAGGTGCTCGTAAGAGAAGTATTGAAACAAGCTGCGGAGGGTCGCCTTTGTTTTTCAAGTTCAATGGCTTTTGTGTGCACCGCACTCCAGTCTCTTAGATTTCGACCAGTTCAGTCTTTTGCTTAGATCACTGGAGTGCAACTCTTGTTTCGCGATGAGCGTCAAACCATAAGCAACAAACACAACCGAGGTAGGTTTGTCTTTAGAGTAAAAGCATCTCATCTCGGTCTAACACATGGTATTACAGAGTCAGGCACCATGCGGCCCAATGAACATACGATCAACACTACCGAGCAAACATCAATTCTACGCCCAAGATCAAACACAGCTACGTCGAATCCAACCGGCAAACATGGATTTGCGTCTGCTACAAGAAAGCAAAGCTGAGCTCCAAGAGGCCATTCTTTTGATTCGGTTTTCGTTGCCCGTCATTGCTGCATATCTCGTGCAAAACTCATTCCAAACCATATCAATGATGCTTGTTGGGCAGTTCTATCCCGAAAGTCTATCAGTTGCTGCCTTCTCGTACATGTTTAGCACATGCACTGGGTGGCTTATTGGAATGGGCGGCTTGACTGCTCTCGATACCCTGGCTTCAACTGCCTTTACTGGCTGTGACAAGCACTACACCGGCATTTTGCTACAGAGAGCCACGATTGTTCTCTCGTTGCTTTATATCCCGGTAGCCGTCATCTGGGTGTATGCTGAACCCCTTTTCGTTGCTCTTGGACAAGACAAAGTACTGTCGCATGAGTCGGCCAGGTTCTTGACGCATCTTATCCCTGGTGGTCTTGGATAAATCTACTTTGAGATTCTCAAGAAGTATTTGCAAGCTCAGGGGATGGTGCAGCCGGCAACTTACATTCTTCTCATCACTTCCCCGATCAGCGCTGCCCTTTACTACTGGTTCATTCAATTTTCAGACTTTGGTGTGATGGGAGCTCCTGTAGCAACTGACATCGGCTTTTGGCTGTCCTTTTTTGGCCTTCTCAGTTACACACGCTTCGTGAAGGGATACGAGTGCTGGAGCGGTTGGAACAGGCGTTGTCTTGAGAAACTGCCAGCCTTTGCCCGTCTTGCCTGCTTCGGATTTGTCCATTTGGGCACAGAGTTCTGGGCATTCGAGATTGTCGCCCTTGTGGCTGGTCGTCTGGGGCCGTTGTCTTTGGCGTCGCAGAGCGTTCTCATGACTGCAGACCAAGTCCTTGTTACCATCCCCTTTGGCATCGGCGTAGCAACCAGTATCAGAGTCGGCGGGCTGCTTGGCCTTAGAGACAAAACCACTATCATCAGGTCCGTCATAGTAGCAATCTTCTTGACCTTAGGGGTGGCTACTTCTGTCATGATCGTGTTGATTGCCAGCAGATCTCGATTTGCTGCCATCTTCACACCTGACGAGACGGCGATTTCGTACACAGCACGGATACTGCCATGGGTAGGCCTTTTCCAGATATTCGACGGGCTCAACGGGAGCTGTGGAGGATCACTTCGTGGGATAGGAAAGCAAAACTTGGGCGCTACTATCAACGGtgtaacgtcgggcacccacttatgggcaccccccacatttgggcaccccaaaaatgcctcaacaCCATGACCAGCCTCCTCATTCCTCCCACCTCCAACCATCACAACAATTACAATACTTATCCAAACAACTTCATTTTTTGGGAATACCTTCTTCTATACCTTATGGTCCAATACACTGAAGATGAGGTCCAGCAAGCGATTGAAGCCATCAGCAACGGCATGGCCATAAAGAGGGCAGGCATTGTGTATGGCATTCCAAGATCAACCCTTCAGCATCGACTTAATGGCAAGCAGGCCAGAAAAGCTGCGTTTTCTgaccttcagaggctttcccctgatCAGGAGCAtaagctggctgaatggattcgcattcaACATGCCCTTGGagttgccccaacccatctgcaagtgaagctattcgcagaaaggatcctccatgctatgggAGACACAGAGCCCATAGGAAAGGGCTGGGTTTCTGCCTTCATGAGGAGAaatccttcagtcaaggttcagagaagtcgccctatcgattctagacgtgttaatggggcatctactgaggtcatcagggactggttcaaactccttgccataccagagatcatcagcatcaaaccagccaatagatacaacatggatgagactggtatccttgagggccagggatctaatgggctggtgctgggcatgtctgagacgaagtctgtccgcaagaaacagcctgggtcaagggcatgggtatctgttatcgaatgcatctctgccctgggccatgcccttgatcccctcattatatataagggcaagacagtccagcagcagtggtttcctctagatcttggcccttatgaaggatggcaatttactgcaacagagaatggatggactacagacgacactgcagttgaatggctgcagaaggtcttcctccctcagactgtccctcagactgcctcccagggcaaggagggcaaggatgaggctagactattgattgttgatggccatgggagtcacacaacgacggaattTATGTGGATATGTTATATTAATAACGTCTACCTCCTATTCCTtccaccacatacctcccatgtcctccagccactagaccagtcagtcttcagccctgtgAAGGTggcctataggaaggagcttggatatCTCAGTCActggaatgactctactgttATAGGCAAGAGAAGCTTCCTTGGATGTTATCAAaaggctcgtctggcaggcctgacgatgcagaacatcagaagtggatggaaatggactggcctatggcctgtttctatagcaaagccccttatgagCAAGttgctgctcccatcaacaccaagggcatcaGATCAGGccagcaaagggcagtctggaggccAGGGAGATAAAGaatgggcatctgcgtcatctgcagtagtatggtcgacgccaaggaagatgaaggacctggctgggcaactgaagctattcacagagctggacaaTGATGTCCatactcaacgcctccttttcatgaaggtgaaaaaaggcttcagcgagcaggcctatgagctggcaactgcccagcataagctggagctcctgcaggcccaagtcaccaataatgcagcaaggaaaagaaggacagtccagatcgacccaaacaccaagttcgctaatatcaaggacatccagaaggctcaaattgaggctggcgaaaaagaggatatcacggatgagtccagcgagtctgatttacctagtgaagctgaaagctgtattgtggtggcatctagaagagtgcaataattaattgaagtcgatggttatgatggagatggcttcatttttggggtgcccaaatgtggggggtgcccataagtgggtgcccgacgttatcGTACTACGTCGTTGCTCTGCCGCTTGGAACTTGGATGGCCTTCTCGGGATGGGAACTCCTCGGGCTCTGGATAGGACAAACAGTCGGTATGATCTTAGTCGCAGGGCTTGAACTTGCTGTGATTCTTTCCGTCAACTGGAATAACGAGATCTGCAAGGCATTCCATAGGATAGGGGCCTAGAGAAGTCACATTTCATCAGTAAATGAAAACTAATGGGCGCAAATACATGTATTATTGAAGAACTCTTGCAAGACATTACGTCTACAGGCTTCCGGCCTTTCCAGCCTCTTATTGATTATGCGGTCTTTTCTATGTTGGGCCATCCTCCGAGAGATAAACCCACGGACGCAACTTGAGCCAAATGATTCCATTCGCGCCGCATTAAGTCATGGTCTCAGGAGCAACATACGTTCCTCTTGCAGCTCTCGGAGGGTATCGGACCACTATGCTGTAGCCCCCATGAGCTGGAACTCCCAGGTCGCGCAGGTGAGAAACACAGGCTCCGGGCCCATAGAGTTTGACAATAGCACGTTTGGATTTTACCTTGTTATCAAGGCTGTTCCAGTCCACATCTAGATCGGCAACCCATGAACACTGGGGATTATTGGGGCGGGCGGGGCGTGCGGATAACTTTCCCAACCTGGCTAGCTTCCGACTCCTCCTACAAGATGGAACGAAACCGACAACCATAAAAGCCAAATTTCAAGAACTTAGAAAGATGGCCACAAGATGTTTATCGATCATTCTACACTCATTGGTGTATTTCTGCCGACTCAGAAACCATGTTCAAAGCCTTTCATTATTGTTCACTCGTGGCTGGATCATTCGCCCATGTAGTGCAACGACCACTGCAGGGCAATGACGACGCCACAGTACCCCTAAACTACGAATATGCACGGTTTTCTGTCATTCAAGGGGCCCGAGAATATTGCTGACTTGCTGAAGGACCATTCTGCGTTCGCTGGCATCACAACCTACGGGCTGCTGCCTCACCTTCCCTGCCTTCAAGACGAATCCGTTGCTTTCGACATTGCCACTGTTGGTTTGTATTCCCACAGAGCTGGGTTATTTATATTTTTTATTCTTTTTACGTCTAGTTGACTTATGTTGTCAGGTATCCCTTTTGACAGTGGTGTGACCTACCGCCCAGGAGCTCGGTTCGGCCCTTCGGCTATCAGACAAGCCTCTCGACATCTGACTCTAGCGTAGGTGTCTCGCAGTCGTAGAATCATCAACATACTTGAACTAACTGATTGGCAGCGGAGGTTACAATGTGTAGGCTTTGCCAGTAGCTGCTACGCATCCATCTCTCTGACTCCTATGCAGACCTCAAAGAGTGAATCCTCTGAAGTTTTGGGGACAAGCCCTCGACTGTGGCGACATTCAAGCTTCGCCGTGAGTAGCGCCGACCCAATAACATAGATCAAGTGTTTAGTCTGACATCGAAATAGCCATGACAAGGAAATCGCGATGAAAGACATCGGAAAGGGATACACGAGCCTGCTTCGGCACTCAGCCTACACGAAATCGCCGGCCGAGTCGAACGGTCTGAAAACGGTTCCTCGACTTCTTACTCTAGGTGGTGACCACACAATTCTGCTGCCGATTCTCCGAAGCATAAACAAAGTGTACGGGCCCGTCAGCGTCATTCACTTCGATTCCCATCTGGATTCGTGGAACCCAACGCAAGGAGCGCCATCTGATGCCGCACAAATCACACACGGGAGCTTCTTTTACTGGGCAAACGAGGAAGGGTTGATTTCCAACTCGAGCAATATGCATGCTGGCCTTCGCACGACCCTTTCAGGGCTTGAAGACTATG
Encoded proteins:
- a CDS encoding Agmatinase, which codes for MHGFLSFKGPENIADLLKDHSAFAGITTYGLLPHLPCLQDESVAFDIATVGIPFDSGVTYRPGARFGPSAIRQASRHLTLAPQRVNPLKFWGQALDCGDIQASPHDKEIAMKDIGKGYTSLLRHSAYTKSPAESNGLKTVPRLLTLGGDHTILLPILRSINKVYGPVSVIHFDSHLDSWNPTQGAPSDAAQITHGSFFYWANEEGLISNSSNMHAGLRTTLSGLEDYDEDELCGFARIEAREIDDIGTRGIIKKIIERVGTDKPVYLSIDIDTLDPAFAPATGT
- a CDS encoding Isochorismatase hydrolase, which codes for MDAIIAEEAVDTRDVPGSSAEKLNKASLNTIADAFRTLIQ
- a CDS encoding MatE family transporter, whose amino-acid sequence is MPDEAGCSRYVTIERDALTEIENRFIQILLILKDFFYEKVLLIFYNSVSLRPVMAGAHFVAWSQAPCGPMNIRSTLPSKHQFYAQDQTQLRRIQPANMDLRLLQESKAELQEAILLIRFSLPVIAAYLVQNSFQTISMMLVGQFYPESLSVAAFSYMFSTCTGWLIGMGGLTALDTLASTAFTGCDKHYTGILLQRATIVLSLLYIPVAVIWVYAEPLFVALGQDKVLSHESARFLTHLIPGGLG
- a CDS encoding Superoxide dismutase, with the translated sequence MRISSITFIIAAAAVGRVASQSTGELGDATIATNPAGVVYEAVLPGQLFYKAGSLNGNVRGSIIASTATGGKGVKFKVKFSNLPKEGGPFTYHLHVNPVPQDGNCTKTLAHLDPFIRGEATPCNVSKPETCQVGDLSGKYGTVIADNEKTYIDPYLSIVEGPGSFFGNRSFVFHFANKTRISCANFTTKRPTLTPTFPL
- a CDS encoding EC3 protein, whose product is MYFTNIFVLLLALPFTTKPGCYALPANKHIGNPIHIKKPGYKPIAWYPKEHDHTNNVWAWNIAHCGKFKC